One genomic segment of Canis lupus baileyi chromosome 9, mCanLup2.hap1, whole genome shotgun sequence includes these proteins:
- the BEGAIN gene encoding brain-enriched guanylate kinase-associated protein isoform X4 yields the protein MGRGCGKWCTGTRLRSPWVPSCLGQPRILQGRLARSSPSLWDSALQEQKGELRKRLSYTTHKLEKLETEFDSTRHYLEIELRRAQEELEKVTEKLRRIQSNYMALQRINQELEDKLYRMGQHYEEEKRALSHEIVALNSHLLEAKVTIDKLSEDNELYRKDCNLAAQLLQCSQTYGRVHKVSELPSDFQERVSLHMEKHGCSLPSPLCHPAYADSVPTCVIAKVLEKPDPSSLSSRLSDASARDLAFREGVEKQGPRPPYKGDIYCSDTALYCPEERRRSRRPSVDAPVSDVGFLRAQNSTDSAAEDEEEAEAEAAAFPAGFRHEAFPGYAASLPTSSSYSSFSATSEEKEHAQASTLTASQQAIYLNSRDELFDRKPPAAAAAAYEGSPRFAKAAAGVAAPLEAEVAPGFARTVSPYPAEPFRFPASPGPRQALMPPNLWSLRAKPGSARLPGEDARGQWRPLSVEDVGAYSYPAPAAGRASPCSFSERYYGSGGGSPGKKAEGRASPLYASYKADSFSEGDDLSQGHLAEPRFLRAGGDLSLSPGRAADPLPGYAPSPGDAERLGVQLCGPGGSPEPEHSPHSSRDSLEPSSMEASPEMHPAARLSPQPAFPRTGGSGLSRKDSLTKAQLYGTLLN from the exons atggggagaggatGTGGCAAGTGGTGCACGGGGACAAG GCTGCGCAGCCCCTGGGTGCCCTCGTGCCTCGGGCAGCCCCGCATCCTGCAGGGCCGACTGGCCAGGTCCTCGCCCTCGCTCTGGGACAG CGCGCTGCAGGAGCAGAAGGGCGAGCTGCGCAAGCGGCTGTCCTACACCACGCACAAGCTCGAGAAGCTCGAGACCGAGTTCGACTCCACGCGCCACTACCTGGAGATCGAGCTGCGGCGCGCGCAGGAGGAGCTCGAGAAGGTCACCGAGAAGCTGCGCAG GATTCAGAGCAACTACATGGCGCTGCAGAGGATCAACCAGGAGCTGGAAGACAAGCTGTACCGCATG ggccAGCACTATGAAGAAGAGAAGCGAGCGCTGAGCCACGAGATCGTTGCCCTCAACAGCCACCTGCTGGAGGCCAAGGTGACCATCGACAAGCTGTCGGAGGACAAT GAGCTCTACAGGAAGGACTGCAATCTAGCGGCGCAGCTCCTTCAGTGCAGCCAGACCTACGGCAGGGTCCATAAGGTGTCCGAG CTGCCCTCTGACTTCCAGGAGCGCGTGAGCCTGCACATGGAGAAGCACGGCTGCAGCCTGCCCTCCCCGCTCTGCCACCCGGCCTATGCCGACAGCGTCCCCACCTGCGTCATCGCCAAGGTGCTGGAGAAGCCCGACCCCAGCAGCCTGTCCTCGCGCCTGTCGGACGCCTCGGCCCGCGACCTGGCCTTTCGGGAGGGGGTGGAGAAGCAGGGCCCGCGGCCCCCCTACAAGGGCGACATCTACTGCAGCGACACGGCCCTCTACTGCCCCGAGGAGCGGCGGCGCTCCCGGCGGCCCAGCGTGGACGCGCCCGTGAGCGACGTGGGCTTCCTGCGGGCCCAGAACTCCACCGACAGCGCGGCCGAGGACGAGgaggaggccgaggccgaggcggCCGCCTTCCCCGCGGGCTTCCGGCACGAGGCCTTCCCGGGCTACGCGGCCTCCCTGCCCACGTCCAGCTCCTACTCGAGCTTCAGCGCCACGTCGGAGGAGAAGGAGCACGCCCAGGCCAGCACGCTCACCGCCTCGCAGCAGGCCATCTACCTGAACAGCCGCGACGAGCTCTTCGACCGCaagccgcccgccgccgccgccgccgcctacGAGGGCAGCCCGCGCTTCGCCAAGGCCGCGGCCGGCGTGGCGGCCCCGCTCGAGGCCGAGGTGGCGCCGGGCTTCGCGCGGACCGTGTCCCCGTACCCGGCCGAGCCCTTCCGCTTCCCCGCGTCCCCGGGCCCGCGGCAGGCCCTGATGCCCCCAAACCTGTGGAGCCTGCGGGCCAAGCCGGGGTCGGCCCGGCTCCCCGGGGAGGACGCGCGGGGCCAGTGGCGGCCGCTGAGCGTGGAGGACGTGGGCGCCTACTCGTACCCGGCCCCCGCCGCGGGCCGCGCGTCGCCCTGCAGCTTCTCGGAACGCTACTacggcagcggcggcggcagcccCGGCAAGAAGGCCGAGGGCCGCGCCAGCCCCCTCTACGCCAGCTACAAGGCCGACAGCTTCTCCGAGGGGGACGACCTCTCGCAGGGCCACCTGGCCGAGCCTCGCTTCCTCCGCGCCGGCGGCGACCTGAGCCTGAGCCCCGGCCGCGCGGCCGACCCGCTGCCCGGCTACGCGCCCAGCCCGGGGGACGCCGAGAGGCTCGGGGTGCAGCTGTGCGGGCCGGGCGGCAGCCCCGAGCCCGAGCACAGCCCCCACAGCTCCAGGGACTCCCTGGAGCCCAGCTCCATGGAGGCGTCCCCGGAGATGCACCCCGCCGCCCGCCTCAGCCCCCAGCCGGCCTTCCCGCGGACTGGTGGCTCGGGGCTCAGCCGCAAGGACAGCCTCACGAAGGCCCAGCTCTACGGAACCTTGCTCAACTGA
- the BEGAIN gene encoding brain-enriched guanylate kinase-associated protein isoform X1 — translation MWTGGRRPGRLRRAASAADMEKLRLRSPWVPSCLGQPRILQGRLARSSPSLWDSALQEQKGELRKRLSYTTHKLEKLETEFDSTRHYLEIELRRAQEELEKVTEKLRRIQSNYMALQRINQELEDKLYRMGQHYEEEKRALSHEIVALNSHLLEAKVTIDKLSEDNELYRKDCNLAAQLLQCSQTYGRVHKVSELPSDFQERVSLHMEKHGCSLPSPLCHPAYADSVPTCVIAKVLEKPDPSSLSSRLSDASARDLAFREGVEKQGPRPPYKGDIYCSDTALYCPEERRRSRRPSVDAPVSDVGFLRAQNSTDSAAEDEEEAEAEAAAFPAGFRHEAFPGYAASLPTSSSYSSFSATSEEKEHAQASTLTASQQAIYLNSRDELFDRKPPAAAAAAYEGSPRFAKAAAGVAAPLEAEVAPGFARTVSPYPAEPFRFPASPGPRQALMPPNLWSLRAKPGSARLPGEDARGQWRPLSVEDVGAYSYPAPAAGRASPCSFSERYYGSGGGSPGKKAEGRASPLYASYKADSFSEGDDLSQGHLAEPRFLRAGGDLSLSPGRAADPLPGYAPSPGDAERLGVQLCGPGGSPEPEHSPHSSRDSLEPSSMEASPEMHPAARLSPQPAFPRTGGSGLSRKDSLTKAQLYGTLLN, via the exons GCCTCTGCCGCAGACATGGAGAAACTCAG GCTGCGCAGCCCCTGGGTGCCCTCGTGCCTCGGGCAGCCCCGCATCCTGCAGGGCCGACTGGCCAGGTCCTCGCCCTCGCTCTGGGACAG CGCGCTGCAGGAGCAGAAGGGCGAGCTGCGCAAGCGGCTGTCCTACACCACGCACAAGCTCGAGAAGCTCGAGACCGAGTTCGACTCCACGCGCCACTACCTGGAGATCGAGCTGCGGCGCGCGCAGGAGGAGCTCGAGAAGGTCACCGAGAAGCTGCGCAG GATTCAGAGCAACTACATGGCGCTGCAGAGGATCAACCAGGAGCTGGAAGACAAGCTGTACCGCATG ggccAGCACTATGAAGAAGAGAAGCGAGCGCTGAGCCACGAGATCGTTGCCCTCAACAGCCACCTGCTGGAGGCCAAGGTGACCATCGACAAGCTGTCGGAGGACAAT GAGCTCTACAGGAAGGACTGCAATCTAGCGGCGCAGCTCCTTCAGTGCAGCCAGACCTACGGCAGGGTCCATAAGGTGTCCGAG CTGCCCTCTGACTTCCAGGAGCGCGTGAGCCTGCACATGGAGAAGCACGGCTGCAGCCTGCCCTCCCCGCTCTGCCACCCGGCCTATGCCGACAGCGTCCCCACCTGCGTCATCGCCAAGGTGCTGGAGAAGCCCGACCCCAGCAGCCTGTCCTCGCGCCTGTCGGACGCCTCGGCCCGCGACCTGGCCTTTCGGGAGGGGGTGGAGAAGCAGGGCCCGCGGCCCCCCTACAAGGGCGACATCTACTGCAGCGACACGGCCCTCTACTGCCCCGAGGAGCGGCGGCGCTCCCGGCGGCCCAGCGTGGACGCGCCCGTGAGCGACGTGGGCTTCCTGCGGGCCCAGAACTCCACCGACAGCGCGGCCGAGGACGAGgaggaggccgaggccgaggcggCCGCCTTCCCCGCGGGCTTCCGGCACGAGGCCTTCCCGGGCTACGCGGCCTCCCTGCCCACGTCCAGCTCCTACTCGAGCTTCAGCGCCACGTCGGAGGAGAAGGAGCACGCCCAGGCCAGCACGCTCACCGCCTCGCAGCAGGCCATCTACCTGAACAGCCGCGACGAGCTCTTCGACCGCaagccgcccgccgccgccgccgccgcctacGAGGGCAGCCCGCGCTTCGCCAAGGCCGCGGCCGGCGTGGCGGCCCCGCTCGAGGCCGAGGTGGCGCCGGGCTTCGCGCGGACCGTGTCCCCGTACCCGGCCGAGCCCTTCCGCTTCCCCGCGTCCCCGGGCCCGCGGCAGGCCCTGATGCCCCCAAACCTGTGGAGCCTGCGGGCCAAGCCGGGGTCGGCCCGGCTCCCCGGGGAGGACGCGCGGGGCCAGTGGCGGCCGCTGAGCGTGGAGGACGTGGGCGCCTACTCGTACCCGGCCCCCGCCGCGGGCCGCGCGTCGCCCTGCAGCTTCTCGGAACGCTACTacggcagcggcggcggcagcccCGGCAAGAAGGCCGAGGGCCGCGCCAGCCCCCTCTACGCCAGCTACAAGGCCGACAGCTTCTCCGAGGGGGACGACCTCTCGCAGGGCCACCTGGCCGAGCCTCGCTTCCTCCGCGCCGGCGGCGACCTGAGCCTGAGCCCCGGCCGCGCGGCCGACCCGCTGCCCGGCTACGCGCCCAGCCCGGGGGACGCCGAGAGGCTCGGGGTGCAGCTGTGCGGGCCGGGCGGCAGCCCCGAGCCCGAGCACAGCCCCCACAGCTCCAGGGACTCCCTGGAGCCCAGCTCCATGGAGGCGTCCCCGGAGATGCACCCCGCCGCCCGCCTCAGCCCCCAGCCGGCCTTCCCGCGGACTGGTGGCTCGGGGCTCAGCCGCAAGGACAGCCTCACGAAGGCCCAGCTCTACGGAACCTTGCTCAACTGA
- the BEGAIN gene encoding brain-enriched guanylate kinase-associated protein isoform X5 has product MEKLRLRSPWVPSCLGQPRILQGRLARSSPSLWDSALQEQKGELRKRLSYTTHKLEKLETEFDSTRHYLEIELRRAQEELEKVTEKLRRIQSNYMALQRINQELEDKLYRMGQHYEEEKRALSHEIVALNSHLLEAKVTIDKLSEDNELYRKDCNLAAQLLQCSQTYGRVHKVSELPSDFQERVSLHMEKHGCSLPSPLCHPAYADSVPTCVIAKVLEKPDPSSLSSRLSDASARDLAFREGVEKQGPRPPYKGDIYCSDTALYCPEERRRSRRPSVDAPVSDVGFLRAQNSTDSAAEDEEEAEAEAAAFPAGFRHEAFPGYAASLPTSSSYSSFSATSEEKEHAQASTLTASQQAIYLNSRDELFDRKPPAAAAAAYEGSPRFAKAAAGVAAPLEAEVAPGFARTVSPYPAEPFRFPASPGPRQALMPPNLWSLRAKPGSARLPGEDARGQWRPLSVEDVGAYSYPAPAAGRASPCSFSERYYGSGGGSPGKKAEGRASPLYASYKADSFSEGDDLSQGHLAEPRFLRAGGDLSLSPGRAADPLPGYAPSPGDAERLGVQLCGPGGSPEPEHSPHSSRDSLEPSSMEASPEMHPAARLSPQPAFPRTGGSGLSRKDSLTKAQLYGTLLN; this is encoded by the exons ATGGAGAAACTCAG GCTGCGCAGCCCCTGGGTGCCCTCGTGCCTCGGGCAGCCCCGCATCCTGCAGGGCCGACTGGCCAGGTCCTCGCCCTCGCTCTGGGACAG CGCGCTGCAGGAGCAGAAGGGCGAGCTGCGCAAGCGGCTGTCCTACACCACGCACAAGCTCGAGAAGCTCGAGACCGAGTTCGACTCCACGCGCCACTACCTGGAGATCGAGCTGCGGCGCGCGCAGGAGGAGCTCGAGAAGGTCACCGAGAAGCTGCGCAG GATTCAGAGCAACTACATGGCGCTGCAGAGGATCAACCAGGAGCTGGAAGACAAGCTGTACCGCATG ggccAGCACTATGAAGAAGAGAAGCGAGCGCTGAGCCACGAGATCGTTGCCCTCAACAGCCACCTGCTGGAGGCCAAGGTGACCATCGACAAGCTGTCGGAGGACAAT GAGCTCTACAGGAAGGACTGCAATCTAGCGGCGCAGCTCCTTCAGTGCAGCCAGACCTACGGCAGGGTCCATAAGGTGTCCGAG CTGCCCTCTGACTTCCAGGAGCGCGTGAGCCTGCACATGGAGAAGCACGGCTGCAGCCTGCCCTCCCCGCTCTGCCACCCGGCCTATGCCGACAGCGTCCCCACCTGCGTCATCGCCAAGGTGCTGGAGAAGCCCGACCCCAGCAGCCTGTCCTCGCGCCTGTCGGACGCCTCGGCCCGCGACCTGGCCTTTCGGGAGGGGGTGGAGAAGCAGGGCCCGCGGCCCCCCTACAAGGGCGACATCTACTGCAGCGACACGGCCCTCTACTGCCCCGAGGAGCGGCGGCGCTCCCGGCGGCCCAGCGTGGACGCGCCCGTGAGCGACGTGGGCTTCCTGCGGGCCCAGAACTCCACCGACAGCGCGGCCGAGGACGAGgaggaggccgaggccgaggcggCCGCCTTCCCCGCGGGCTTCCGGCACGAGGCCTTCCCGGGCTACGCGGCCTCCCTGCCCACGTCCAGCTCCTACTCGAGCTTCAGCGCCACGTCGGAGGAGAAGGAGCACGCCCAGGCCAGCACGCTCACCGCCTCGCAGCAGGCCATCTACCTGAACAGCCGCGACGAGCTCTTCGACCGCaagccgcccgccgccgccgccgccgcctacGAGGGCAGCCCGCGCTTCGCCAAGGCCGCGGCCGGCGTGGCGGCCCCGCTCGAGGCCGAGGTGGCGCCGGGCTTCGCGCGGACCGTGTCCCCGTACCCGGCCGAGCCCTTCCGCTTCCCCGCGTCCCCGGGCCCGCGGCAGGCCCTGATGCCCCCAAACCTGTGGAGCCTGCGGGCCAAGCCGGGGTCGGCCCGGCTCCCCGGGGAGGACGCGCGGGGCCAGTGGCGGCCGCTGAGCGTGGAGGACGTGGGCGCCTACTCGTACCCGGCCCCCGCCGCGGGCCGCGCGTCGCCCTGCAGCTTCTCGGAACGCTACTacggcagcggcggcggcagcccCGGCAAGAAGGCCGAGGGCCGCGCCAGCCCCCTCTACGCCAGCTACAAGGCCGACAGCTTCTCCGAGGGGGACGACCTCTCGCAGGGCCACCTGGCCGAGCCTCGCTTCCTCCGCGCCGGCGGCGACCTGAGCCTGAGCCCCGGCCGCGCGGCCGACCCGCTGCCCGGCTACGCGCCCAGCCCGGGGGACGCCGAGAGGCTCGGGGTGCAGCTGTGCGGGCCGGGCGGCAGCCCCGAGCCCGAGCACAGCCCCCACAGCTCCAGGGACTCCCTGGAGCCCAGCTCCATGGAGGCGTCCCCGGAGATGCACCCCGCCGCCCGCCTCAGCCCCCAGCCGGCCTTCCCGCGGACTGGTGGCTCGGGGCTCAGCCGCAAGGACAGCCTCACGAAGGCCCAGCTCTACGGAACCTTGCTCAACTGA
- the BEGAIN gene encoding brain-enriched guanylate kinase-associated protein isoform X3 → MPSPSDRASAADMEKLRLRSPWVPSCLGQPRILQGRLARSSPSLWDSALQEQKGELRKRLSYTTHKLEKLETEFDSTRHYLEIELRRAQEELEKVTEKLRRIQSNYMALQRINQELEDKLYRMGQHYEEEKRALSHEIVALNSHLLEAKVTIDKLSEDNELYRKDCNLAAQLLQCSQTYGRVHKVSELPSDFQERVSLHMEKHGCSLPSPLCHPAYADSVPTCVIAKVLEKPDPSSLSSRLSDASARDLAFREGVEKQGPRPPYKGDIYCSDTALYCPEERRRSRRPSVDAPVSDVGFLRAQNSTDSAAEDEEEAEAEAAAFPAGFRHEAFPGYAASLPTSSSYSSFSATSEEKEHAQASTLTASQQAIYLNSRDELFDRKPPAAAAAAYEGSPRFAKAAAGVAAPLEAEVAPGFARTVSPYPAEPFRFPASPGPRQALMPPNLWSLRAKPGSARLPGEDARGQWRPLSVEDVGAYSYPAPAAGRASPCSFSERYYGSGGGSPGKKAEGRASPLYASYKADSFSEGDDLSQGHLAEPRFLRAGGDLSLSPGRAADPLPGYAPSPGDAERLGVQLCGPGGSPEPEHSPHSSRDSLEPSSMEASPEMHPAARLSPQPAFPRTGGSGLSRKDSLTKAQLYGTLLN, encoded by the exons ATGCCGTCCCCCTCGGATCGC GCCTCTGCCGCAGACATGGAGAAACTCAG GCTGCGCAGCCCCTGGGTGCCCTCGTGCCTCGGGCAGCCCCGCATCCTGCAGGGCCGACTGGCCAGGTCCTCGCCCTCGCTCTGGGACAG CGCGCTGCAGGAGCAGAAGGGCGAGCTGCGCAAGCGGCTGTCCTACACCACGCACAAGCTCGAGAAGCTCGAGACCGAGTTCGACTCCACGCGCCACTACCTGGAGATCGAGCTGCGGCGCGCGCAGGAGGAGCTCGAGAAGGTCACCGAGAAGCTGCGCAG GATTCAGAGCAACTACATGGCGCTGCAGAGGATCAACCAGGAGCTGGAAGACAAGCTGTACCGCATG ggccAGCACTATGAAGAAGAGAAGCGAGCGCTGAGCCACGAGATCGTTGCCCTCAACAGCCACCTGCTGGAGGCCAAGGTGACCATCGACAAGCTGTCGGAGGACAAT GAGCTCTACAGGAAGGACTGCAATCTAGCGGCGCAGCTCCTTCAGTGCAGCCAGACCTACGGCAGGGTCCATAAGGTGTCCGAG CTGCCCTCTGACTTCCAGGAGCGCGTGAGCCTGCACATGGAGAAGCACGGCTGCAGCCTGCCCTCCCCGCTCTGCCACCCGGCCTATGCCGACAGCGTCCCCACCTGCGTCATCGCCAAGGTGCTGGAGAAGCCCGACCCCAGCAGCCTGTCCTCGCGCCTGTCGGACGCCTCGGCCCGCGACCTGGCCTTTCGGGAGGGGGTGGAGAAGCAGGGCCCGCGGCCCCCCTACAAGGGCGACATCTACTGCAGCGACACGGCCCTCTACTGCCCCGAGGAGCGGCGGCGCTCCCGGCGGCCCAGCGTGGACGCGCCCGTGAGCGACGTGGGCTTCCTGCGGGCCCAGAACTCCACCGACAGCGCGGCCGAGGACGAGgaggaggccgaggccgaggcggCCGCCTTCCCCGCGGGCTTCCGGCACGAGGCCTTCCCGGGCTACGCGGCCTCCCTGCCCACGTCCAGCTCCTACTCGAGCTTCAGCGCCACGTCGGAGGAGAAGGAGCACGCCCAGGCCAGCACGCTCACCGCCTCGCAGCAGGCCATCTACCTGAACAGCCGCGACGAGCTCTTCGACCGCaagccgcccgccgccgccgccgccgcctacGAGGGCAGCCCGCGCTTCGCCAAGGCCGCGGCCGGCGTGGCGGCCCCGCTCGAGGCCGAGGTGGCGCCGGGCTTCGCGCGGACCGTGTCCCCGTACCCGGCCGAGCCCTTCCGCTTCCCCGCGTCCCCGGGCCCGCGGCAGGCCCTGATGCCCCCAAACCTGTGGAGCCTGCGGGCCAAGCCGGGGTCGGCCCGGCTCCCCGGGGAGGACGCGCGGGGCCAGTGGCGGCCGCTGAGCGTGGAGGACGTGGGCGCCTACTCGTACCCGGCCCCCGCCGCGGGCCGCGCGTCGCCCTGCAGCTTCTCGGAACGCTACTacggcagcggcggcggcagcccCGGCAAGAAGGCCGAGGGCCGCGCCAGCCCCCTCTACGCCAGCTACAAGGCCGACAGCTTCTCCGAGGGGGACGACCTCTCGCAGGGCCACCTGGCCGAGCCTCGCTTCCTCCGCGCCGGCGGCGACCTGAGCCTGAGCCCCGGCCGCGCGGCCGACCCGCTGCCCGGCTACGCGCCCAGCCCGGGGGACGCCGAGAGGCTCGGGGTGCAGCTGTGCGGGCCGGGCGGCAGCCCCGAGCCCGAGCACAGCCCCCACAGCTCCAGGGACTCCCTGGAGCCCAGCTCCATGGAGGCGTCCCCGGAGATGCACCCCGCCGCCCGCCTCAGCCCCCAGCCGGCCTTCCCGCGGACTGGTGGCTCGGGGCTCAGCCGCAAGGACAGCCTCACGAAGGCCCAGCTCTACGGAACCTTGCTCAACTGA
- the BEGAIN gene encoding brain-enriched guanylate kinase-associated protein isoform X2 — translation MWTGGRRPGRLRRAASAADMEKLRLRSPWVPSCLGQPRILQGRLARSSPSLWDSALQEQKGELRKRLSYTTHKLEKLETEFDSTRHYLEIELRRAQEELEKVTEKLRRIQSNYMALQRINQELEDKLYRMGQHYEEEKRALSHEIVALNSHLLEAKVTIDKLSEDNELYRKDCNLAAQLLQCSQTYGRVHKVSEERVSLHMEKHGCSLPSPLCHPAYADSVPTCVIAKVLEKPDPSSLSSRLSDASARDLAFREGVEKQGPRPPYKGDIYCSDTALYCPEERRRSRRPSVDAPVSDVGFLRAQNSTDSAAEDEEEAEAEAAAFPAGFRHEAFPGYAASLPTSSSYSSFSATSEEKEHAQASTLTASQQAIYLNSRDELFDRKPPAAAAAAYEGSPRFAKAAAGVAAPLEAEVAPGFARTVSPYPAEPFRFPASPGPRQALMPPNLWSLRAKPGSARLPGEDARGQWRPLSVEDVGAYSYPAPAAGRASPCSFSERYYGSGGGSPGKKAEGRASPLYASYKADSFSEGDDLSQGHLAEPRFLRAGGDLSLSPGRAADPLPGYAPSPGDAERLGVQLCGPGGSPEPEHSPHSSRDSLEPSSMEASPEMHPAARLSPQPAFPRTGGSGLSRKDSLTKAQLYGTLLN, via the exons GCCTCTGCCGCAGACATGGAGAAACTCAG GCTGCGCAGCCCCTGGGTGCCCTCGTGCCTCGGGCAGCCCCGCATCCTGCAGGGCCGACTGGCCAGGTCCTCGCCCTCGCTCTGGGACAG CGCGCTGCAGGAGCAGAAGGGCGAGCTGCGCAAGCGGCTGTCCTACACCACGCACAAGCTCGAGAAGCTCGAGACCGAGTTCGACTCCACGCGCCACTACCTGGAGATCGAGCTGCGGCGCGCGCAGGAGGAGCTCGAGAAGGTCACCGAGAAGCTGCGCAG GATTCAGAGCAACTACATGGCGCTGCAGAGGATCAACCAGGAGCTGGAAGACAAGCTGTACCGCATG ggccAGCACTATGAAGAAGAGAAGCGAGCGCTGAGCCACGAGATCGTTGCCCTCAACAGCCACCTGCTGGAGGCCAAGGTGACCATCGACAAGCTGTCGGAGGACAAT GAGCTCTACAGGAAGGACTGCAATCTAGCGGCGCAGCTCCTTCAGTGCAGCCAGACCTACGGCAGGGTCCATAAGGTGTCCGAG GAGCGCGTGAGCCTGCACATGGAGAAGCACGGCTGCAGCCTGCCCTCCCCGCTCTGCCACCCGGCCTATGCCGACAGCGTCCCCACCTGCGTCATCGCCAAGGTGCTGGAGAAGCCCGACCCCAGCAGCCTGTCCTCGCGCCTGTCGGACGCCTCGGCCCGCGACCTGGCCTTTCGGGAGGGGGTGGAGAAGCAGGGCCCGCGGCCCCCCTACAAGGGCGACATCTACTGCAGCGACACGGCCCTCTACTGCCCCGAGGAGCGGCGGCGCTCCCGGCGGCCCAGCGTGGACGCGCCCGTGAGCGACGTGGGCTTCCTGCGGGCCCAGAACTCCACCGACAGCGCGGCCGAGGACGAGgaggaggccgaggccgaggcggCCGCCTTCCCCGCGGGCTTCCGGCACGAGGCCTTCCCGGGCTACGCGGCCTCCCTGCCCACGTCCAGCTCCTACTCGAGCTTCAGCGCCACGTCGGAGGAGAAGGAGCACGCCCAGGCCAGCACGCTCACCGCCTCGCAGCAGGCCATCTACCTGAACAGCCGCGACGAGCTCTTCGACCGCaagccgcccgccgccgccgccgccgcctacGAGGGCAGCCCGCGCTTCGCCAAGGCCGCGGCCGGCGTGGCGGCCCCGCTCGAGGCCGAGGTGGCGCCGGGCTTCGCGCGGACCGTGTCCCCGTACCCGGCCGAGCCCTTCCGCTTCCCCGCGTCCCCGGGCCCGCGGCAGGCCCTGATGCCCCCAAACCTGTGGAGCCTGCGGGCCAAGCCGGGGTCGGCCCGGCTCCCCGGGGAGGACGCGCGGGGCCAGTGGCGGCCGCTGAGCGTGGAGGACGTGGGCGCCTACTCGTACCCGGCCCCCGCCGCGGGCCGCGCGTCGCCCTGCAGCTTCTCGGAACGCTACTacggcagcggcggcggcagcccCGGCAAGAAGGCCGAGGGCCGCGCCAGCCCCCTCTACGCCAGCTACAAGGCCGACAGCTTCTCCGAGGGGGACGACCTCTCGCAGGGCCACCTGGCCGAGCCTCGCTTCCTCCGCGCCGGCGGCGACCTGAGCCTGAGCCCCGGCCGCGCGGCCGACCCGCTGCCCGGCTACGCGCCCAGCCCGGGGGACGCCGAGAGGCTCGGGGTGCAGCTGTGCGGGCCGGGCGGCAGCCCCGAGCCCGAGCACAGCCCCCACAGCTCCAGGGACTCCCTGGAGCCCAGCTCCATGGAGGCGTCCCCGGAGATGCACCCCGCCGCCCGCCTCAGCCCCCAGCCGGCCTTCCCGCGGACTGGTGGCTCGGGGCTCAGCCGCAAGGACAGCCTCACGAAGGCCCAGCTCTACGGAACCTTGCTCAACTGA